From Anopheles arabiensis isolate DONGOLA chromosome 3, AaraD3, whole genome shotgun sequence, a single genomic window includes:
- the LOC120904737 gene encoding IDLSRF-like peptide gives MAPTNWLWFGNIFFVSFPLAILGIDLSRLYGHMPAVSKRNEACHPYEPFKCPGDGNCISIQYLCDGAPDCSDGYDEDMRLCTAAKRPPVEETASFLQSLLASHGPNYLEKLFGSKARDALAPLGGVEKVAIALSESQTIEDFGAALHLMRSDLEHLRSVFMAVENGDLGMLKSIGIKDSELGDVKFFLEKLVNTGFLD, from the exons ATGGCTCCTACAAACTGGTTGTGGTttggaaacatattttttgtgtCCTTCCCGTTGGCGATTTTGGGAATCGATCTAAGTAGACTCTACGGGCATATGCCAGCTGTTTCTAAGCGCAATG AGGCTTGCCATCCATACGAGCCGTTCAAGTGCCCGGGCGATGGAAATTGTATTTCCATACAGTACCTGTGCGACGGTGCGCCCGATTGCTCCGATGGGTATGACGAAGATATGCGTCTTTGTACAGCAG CAAAGCGTCCACCAGTTGAGGAAACAGCATCATTCTTACAAAGCTTGCTGGCATCACACGGTCCTAACTATCTGGAAAAATTATTCGGCAGTAAAGCGCGTGACGCACTGGCACCACTTGGTGGTGTGGAAAAAGTGGCCATTGCTCTCAGTGAATCGCAAACCATCGAAGATTTTGGAGCCGCTCTTCATTTGATGCG GTCTGACCTCGAGCATTTACGATCAGTTTTCATGGCAGTGGAGAACGGCGATTTGGGCATGTTAAAATCGATCGGTATCAAAGATTCAGAGCTGGGTGACGTAAAGTTTTTCCTAGAGAAACTCGTCAACACTGGCTTCCTAGACTGA